Proteins encoded in a region of the Prunus persica cultivar Lovell chromosome G4, Prunus_persica_NCBIv2, whole genome shotgun sequence genome:
- the LOC109948856 gene encoding (-)-alpha-pinene synthase-like isoform X2, with translation MALEAGSTAQSQNSKADQIVRRTANYHPSIWGDQFMNYDSVDIITYAHKQQEVEELKLAVRREVFTTSADDFSNQMKLIDAIQRLGVAYHFEKEIEEALEHIYAANHFHDDDDGDGDLYNVSLGFRLLRQHGHNVSCRIFNKFKDSKNGGFKESLIADVSGLLSFYEATHLKVHGEDILEEALVFTTKHLESATTHVSYQLAEQIAQALERPLRKSLVRLCARRFMSIYQDEASHNEALLKLAKSDFNLVQSLHKQELSEIIRWWKELDFGRKLPFARNRIVELYCWILGVYFEPQYLVGRKFLTKILALMSVMDDIYDAFGTFEELEIFTEAIHQRWHANCMDGLPDYMQTFFHALLNVFNEIEEEMVKEGRAYRAHYAKEAWKTITKAYFDEAKWFHEGCIPSMEEYMRVAATSAASFALSTTSLVGMGDIVTKESFEWLFNDPKILKASNIIVRLMDDIVSSKFEKERGHVACAIDCYMKQYGVSDEQEIIDVFNKQIVDSWKDINEEFLRPTSMPMPILERIVNLTRVVDLLYKKYDAYTHGGKVMNDCIASYLIDLAPV, from the exons ATGGCTCTAGAAGCTGGTTCAACTGCTCAATCACAAAATTCTAAGGCTGATCAAATTGTTCGACGGACAGCAAATTACCACCCGAGCATTTGGGGGGATCAGTTTATGAATTATGATTCAGTAGACATT ATAACTTATGCCCATAAGCAACAAGAAGTTGAAGAATTGAAACTAGCAGTGAGGAGGGAAGTGTTCACAACCAGTGCAGATGATTTTTCAAATCAGATGAAGCTAATTGATGCAATCCAGCGCCTAGGCGTGGCGTACCACTTTGAAAAGGAAATAGAAGAAGCACTGGAACATATATATGCTGCAAATCATttccatgatgatgatgatggtgatggtgatctATACAATGTTTCTCTTGGTTTTCGGCTACTAAGACAACATGGACACAATGTTTCATGCA GAATATTCAACAAGTTCAAAGATAGTAAAAATGGAGGCTTCAAGGAAAGCTTAATCGCTGATGTGTCGGGATTGCTAAGCTTTTATGAAGCTACGCATCTGAAGGTGCATGGAGAAGATATACTAGAAGAGGCTCTTGTTTTCACGACAAAACATCTGGAGTCGGCAACAACCCATGTAAGCTATCAACTAGCAGAACAAATAGCTCAAGCCCTAGAGAGACCGCTCCGAAAGAGTCTCGTGAGGTTATGCGCCCGTCGGTTCATGTCCATCTACCAAGATGAAGCTTCACATAATGAAGCTCTATTAAAACTTGCTAAGTCAGATTTCAATCTTGTTCAGTCTTTGCACAAACAGGAGCTCAGTGAGATTATTAG GTGGTGGAAAGAACTAGACTTTGGAAGGAAGCTGCCTTTTGCAAGAAACAGAATTGTGGAGTTATACTGCTGGATTTTGGGGGTCTATTTTGAGCCCCAATACCTTGTTGGAAGAAAATTTCTCACAAAAATTCTTGCCCTGATGTCTGTAATGGATGATATCTATGACGCATTCGGTACATTTGAAGAACTTGAGATCTTTACCGAAGCAATTCATCAAAG ATGGCATGCCAATTGCATGGATGGACTGCCAGACTACATGCAAACATTCTTCCATGCGCTTTTGAatgttttcaatgaaattgaGGAGGAGATGGTGAAGGAAGGAAGAGCATACCGAGCTCACTATGCAAAAGAAGCG TGGAAAACTATTACCAAAGCTTACTTTGATGAGGCCAAATGGTTCCACGAAGGATGCATCCCAAGCATGGAGGAGTATATGCGTGTTGCTGCAACTTCTGCTGCTAGCTTCGCACTTTCAACTACATCTTTAGTTGGCATGGGAGATATTGTAACCAAGGAGTCCTTTGAGTGGTTGTTCAATGACCCTAAAATTCTTAAAGCTTCCAATATCATTGTTAGGCTCATGGATGACATCGTTTCAAGCAAG TTTGAAAAAGAGAGGGGCCATGTTGCTTGTGCTATTGATTGTTACATGAAGCAATATGGGGTCTCAGATGAGCAAGAGATAATTGATGTCTTCAACAAACAAATTGTGGATTCGTGGAAGGATATCAACGAGGAGTTCCTTAGACCAACTTCTATGCCGATGCCTATCCTTGAACGTATTGTTAATTTAACAAGAGTGGTGGATCTCCTCTACAAAAAATATGATGCATACACACATGGTGGAAAAGTGATGAACGATTGCATCGCTTCGTATTTGATTGATCTGGCACCAGTATGA
- the LOC109948856 gene encoding (-)-alpha-pinene synthase-like isoform X1 — protein MALEAGSTAQSQNSKADQIVRRTANYHPSIWGDQFMNYDSVDIITYAHKQQEVEELKLAVRREVFTTSADDFSNQMKLIDAIQRLGVAYHFEKEIEEALEHIYAANHFHDDDDGDGDLYNVSLGFRLLRQHGHNVSCTGIFNKFKDSKNGGFKESLIADVSGLLSFYEATHLKVHGEDILEEALVFTTKHLESATTHVSYQLAEQIAQALERPLRKSLVRLCARRFMSIYQDEASHNEALLKLAKSDFNLVQSLHKQELSEIIRWWKELDFGRKLPFARNRIVELYCWILGVYFEPQYLVGRKFLTKILALMSVMDDIYDAFGTFEELEIFTEAIHQRWHANCMDGLPDYMQTFFHALLNVFNEIEEEMVKEGRAYRAHYAKEAWKTITKAYFDEAKWFHEGCIPSMEEYMRVAATSAASFALSTTSLVGMGDIVTKESFEWLFNDPKILKASNIIVRLMDDIVSSKFEKERGHVACAIDCYMKQYGVSDEQEIIDVFNKQIVDSWKDINEEFLRPTSMPMPILERIVNLTRVVDLLYKKYDAYTHGGKVMNDCIASYLIDLAPV, from the exons ATGGCTCTAGAAGCTGGTTCAACTGCTCAATCACAAAATTCTAAGGCTGATCAAATTGTTCGACGGACAGCAAATTACCACCCGAGCATTTGGGGGGATCAGTTTATGAATTATGATTCAGTAGACATT ATAACTTATGCCCATAAGCAACAAGAAGTTGAAGAATTGAAACTAGCAGTGAGGAGGGAAGTGTTCACAACCAGTGCAGATGATTTTTCAAATCAGATGAAGCTAATTGATGCAATCCAGCGCCTAGGCGTGGCGTACCACTTTGAAAAGGAAATAGAAGAAGCACTGGAACATATATATGCTGCAAATCATttccatgatgatgatgatggtgatggtgatctATACAATGTTTCTCTTGGTTTTCGGCTACTAAGACAACATGGACACAATGTTTCATGCA CAGGAATATTCAACAAGTTCAAAGATAGTAAAAATGGAGGCTTCAAGGAAAGCTTAATCGCTGATGTGTCGGGATTGCTAAGCTTTTATGAAGCTACGCATCTGAAGGTGCATGGAGAAGATATACTAGAAGAGGCTCTTGTTTTCACGACAAAACATCTGGAGTCGGCAACAACCCATGTAAGCTATCAACTAGCAGAACAAATAGCTCAAGCCCTAGAGAGACCGCTCCGAAAGAGTCTCGTGAGGTTATGCGCCCGTCGGTTCATGTCCATCTACCAAGATGAAGCTTCACATAATGAAGCTCTATTAAAACTTGCTAAGTCAGATTTCAATCTTGTTCAGTCTTTGCACAAACAGGAGCTCAGTGAGATTATTAG GTGGTGGAAAGAACTAGACTTTGGAAGGAAGCTGCCTTTTGCAAGAAACAGAATTGTGGAGTTATACTGCTGGATTTTGGGGGTCTATTTTGAGCCCCAATACCTTGTTGGAAGAAAATTTCTCACAAAAATTCTTGCCCTGATGTCTGTAATGGATGATATCTATGACGCATTCGGTACATTTGAAGAACTTGAGATCTTTACCGAAGCAATTCATCAAAG ATGGCATGCCAATTGCATGGATGGACTGCCAGACTACATGCAAACATTCTTCCATGCGCTTTTGAatgttttcaatgaaattgaGGAGGAGATGGTGAAGGAAGGAAGAGCATACCGAGCTCACTATGCAAAAGAAGCG TGGAAAACTATTACCAAAGCTTACTTTGATGAGGCCAAATGGTTCCACGAAGGATGCATCCCAAGCATGGAGGAGTATATGCGTGTTGCTGCAACTTCTGCTGCTAGCTTCGCACTTTCAACTACATCTTTAGTTGGCATGGGAGATATTGTAACCAAGGAGTCCTTTGAGTGGTTGTTCAATGACCCTAAAATTCTTAAAGCTTCCAATATCATTGTTAGGCTCATGGATGACATCGTTTCAAGCAAG TTTGAAAAAGAGAGGGGCCATGTTGCTTGTGCTATTGATTGTTACATGAAGCAATATGGGGTCTCAGATGAGCAAGAGATAATTGATGTCTTCAACAAACAAATTGTGGATTCGTGGAAGGATATCAACGAGGAGTTCCTTAGACCAACTTCTATGCCGATGCCTATCCTTGAACGTATTGTTAATTTAACAAGAGTGGTGGATCTCCTCTACAAAAAATATGATGCATACACACATGGTGGAAAAGTGATGAACGATTGCATCGCTTCGTATTTGATTGATCTGGCACCAGTATGA